The region TCTCAGGGGcaatttggtcttttaattaatattgataataattaaaaaaaatatttattattttcataattcgATATTGGGTTAGTTGGGAAATGAATTTTATTGAgtgatttttttctactttgtaTAGGGTTATCACGGTCTCAAATAAACATCTATTTTAGGATTGATGCTCGAAATTGCaactatctattttttattatataattaagtaaagattattttaaaacaaaaagttATTAAAACCAATCGAGTCTATAAACCAAGTCATAAGGTGATCGAGATAATCTAATATGTCATTGTCTCagtatttgtttttcatcttaatgtttttataagttaaaataTGCTTTTGTGGGGGTATTCACATAGCTTTTAAACCCATGAAATTAACCAATTTACTTTATGTTAGCTCCACTGTGATTTAATTGAGAACTTGCACGAGGTATAGAATAAGGTTGAAAGGTTTCAAGATTTAATTGCTTGACCGGATTTaataacattacaaaaaaaaaaatcccccatacttttaatatttatttttacatttaaaaaaacagaacacaTGCCAATGGAAATAATATAAGGTATAGCAGTTGAGACTCAAATCTATTTCATTAAAGAGATTCAAatttgtttcataaaaaaaaattatcagttaCACAATCATATTTAATTAGGATTCAAATCTATAAGAactcaattatattttgttaaaaaaacgaTCCACTATACAACCGTTGACCGTTACTATCATTTCAAACTTAAACTTGAAACTTCCATCTCaatctcaataaataaataaataaatccttcttcttatttatccaaaaaaaatatacataataaataaataaataacagcgCAGAGGAGAGCAAGAAGATCACGCTCTTCGATTCCCTTCACGCTCTGACagaaaaccctaaattattcccatgaatttcttcaaatcCGTCATCGATGAAGATACAGCACCACCCAACAACCCAAGCTCCGACAACCCTGACCCGGAACCGGAACAGGAACCGGAACCGGAACCGGAACCTTCAACCTTAAACCTCGCGTGGTCCTTTGACTCGTTAATCAAAACCATATCAACTAAATCAGAATCCATCatccaaacatataaaaaagaccTCCAAGAATTACGATCCGGTTTTAACAAAGAAACCGCCGTCATACGCCACGTCGCTTCACGCGCTGTCCACGACCTCCCAGCTTCTTTTGAATCCGGCGCCGCCGTCGCTCAACACTCCCTCGAGTCCGTCGGCCAAGTCATTGATGATATCGGATCCACCGTTTGGAATTCAACGGCCCAGATCATCTCTCACGGTAAGGACTCCGTTTTCTCAGCCGTTGATCATCATCGTGATTTGAATGATGATAGTGATGCAAGTAGTTCGACTAAACGACACCATTTGGGCTTGAAGTACAGTCGTTTCGATGCTCAAGTGCGTGCGTTGCAATGTGATTTGGATACTTATTGTTCTGAACCGGGGGACAAGGAAGATTATGAGAAATGGGAGTCGGAGGGTTTTGtgtttgaagagaaaaatgaagagaTTAAGAGATTAATCAGCGAAAATGAGGTTGTTAATCAAATTTATTGCAAGGTTGTGCCTAGTAAGGTTGATGATCAAAGTTTTTGGAGCCGGTATTTTTATAGACTGTTTATGCTAAAACAAGCAGAGGAAGCAAGGGCATTGCTTGTTAAAAGAGCGATCTCCGGTGATGAAGAGGAGGATTTAAGCtgggattttgatgatgatgatgatgataatgaggaggaggaggagggtaaTGGGTTTTTGTCGAAAGGTGAATCAAATAAGAA is a window of Populus nigra chromosome 10, ddPopNigr1.1, whole genome shotgun sequence DNA encoding:
- the LOC133705863 gene encoding protein DOS2-like: MNFFKSVIDEDTAPPNNPSSDNPDPEPEQEPEPEPEPSTLNLAWSFDSLIKTISTKSESIIQTYKKDLQELRSGFNKETAVIRHVASRAVHDLPASFESGAAVAQHSLESVGQVIDDIGSTVWNSTAQIISHGKDSVFSAVDHHRDLNDDSDASSSTKRHHLGLKYSRFDAQVRALQCDLDTYCSEPGDKEDYEKWESEGFVFEEKNEEIKRLISENEVVNQIYCKVVPSKVDDQSFWSRYFYRLFMLKQAEEARALLVKRAISGDEEEDLSWDFDDDDDDNEEEEEGNGFLSKGESNKKSVIEKEIEEREDGGLPSLRSPNKSMDTLEEKGGNGGSCKDSDVSIVSSQSLQEEDLGWDEIEYIGSNDESKVEAAENTASAGTSRGELHNRFGSAEEEDLSWDVEDEDEDEVDLPVK